In Phoenix dactylifera cultivar Barhee BC4 chromosome 11, palm_55x_up_171113_PBpolish2nd_filt_p, whole genome shotgun sequence, the following are encoded in one genomic region:
- the LOC103714471 gene encoding probable carboxylesterase 16: protein MPSVAVKLYSVFFKLLLKHRLQGWLDSRAAAATATAGLFGVTSRPEESTAAANPSFGPDGVATKDIHIDPITSLSIRIFLPDTSLPRPKPHPAARSLDPPRRNSYGGITASPAPNHAARRSSLDGPGFATENGGGGGGSYGGYLPSVAGDGRHRSGGTRKLPVILQFHGGGFIAGSNTSAANDFFCRRIAKLCDGIVIAVGYRLAPENRYPAAFEDGLEVLKWLGKQANLAECSKSLGSVKGGGDGDSKRADIVDTFGASSVEPWLAAHADPSRCVLLGVSCGANIADFVARKAVEAGKLIEPVKVVAQVLMYPFFIGSVPTHSEIKLANSYFYDKSMCILAWRLFLPEDEYSLDHPAANPLVSGRGPPLKCMPPTLTVVAEHDWMRDRAIAYSEELRKVNVDAPVLEYKDAVHEFATLDMLLKTPQAQACAEDIAIWVKKYISIRGHEFSY, encoded by the exons ATGCCGAGCGTGGCCGTGAAGCTGTACAGCGTTTTCTTCAAGCTGCTGTTGAAGCACCGGCTGCAGGGCTGGCTTGACAGCAGAGCCGCAGCGGCCACCGCCACCGCTGGCCTCTTTGGCGTCACATCGCGCCCTGAGGAGTCGACGGCCGCCGCCAACCCTTCCTTCGGCCCCGACGGCGTCGCCACCAAAGACATCCACATCGACCCCATCACGTCCCTCTCCATCCGCATCTTCCTCCCGGACACCTCCCTCCCCCGCCCCAAACCCCACCCAGCCGCCCGATCCCTTGATCCCCCACGCCGCAACAGCTACGGCGGCATCACCGCCTCCCCCGCCCCCAACCACGCCGCCCGTCGGAGCAGCTTGGACGGGCCCGGATTCGCCACCGagaacggcggcggcggcggcggatccTACGGCGGGTACCTCCCCTCCGTGGCGGGTGACGGCCGCCACCGCTCAGGTGGTACCCGGAAGCTCCCCGTGATCCTCCAGTTCCACGGGGGCGGGTTCATCGCCGGGAGCAATACGTCTGCGGCGAACGACTTCTTCTGTCGGCGGATTGCGAAGCTGTGCGATGGGATCGTGATCGCGGTCGGGTACAGGCTGGCGCCCGAGAATCGGTACCCGGCGGCGTTCGAGGACGGGCTGGAGGTGCTGAAGTGGTTGGGGAAGCAGGCGAATCTCGCGGAGTGCAGTAAATCTTTGGGGAGTGTGAAGGGTGGAGGGGATGGCGATTCAAAGAGGGCGGACATTGTTGACACGTTTGGGGCGTCCTCGGTGGAGCCGTGGTTGGCAGCTCATGCTGATCCGTCCCG ATGTGTTCTCCTTGGTGTGAGCTGTGGTGCAAATATTGCCGACTTTGTGGCTCGCAAGGCTGTTGAAGCGGGAAAGCTCATTGAGCCTGTCAAGGTTGTAGCCCAGGTTCTAATGTATCCTTTCTTCATTGGAAGTGTACCCACCCATTCAGAAATAAAGCTTGCAAACTCTTATTTCTATGACAAGTCCATGTGCATACTTGCTTGGAGACTGTTCTTGCCTGAAGACGAGTACAGCTTAGACCATCCAGCTGCAAACCCTCTTGTGTCTGGAAGGGGGCCGCCATTGAAATGCATGCCCCCGACCCTcacagtggtggccgagcatgATTGGATGAGGGACCGTGCGATTGCTTACTCCGAGGAGCTCCGAAAAGTGAATGTTGATGCACCAGTCCTTGAATACAAAGATGCAGTTCATGAATTCGCCACGCTCGATATGCTCCTCAAGACACCTCAGGCACAGGCCTGTGCTGAGGACATTGCCATATGGGTGAAGAAGTATATATCGATCCGAGGTCATGAGTTCTCATATTAG
- the LOC103714472 gene encoding serine/threonine protein phosphatase 2A 57 kDa regulatory subunit B' theta isoform-like isoform X2 has product MIKQILGRLPRKPSKSADNRGQSGGSANSLPNSSTSSRSGDLPVVGLNSQVLPGLNQGLNHGSKYPPAINSKLNGNSVSLSYEALPSFRDVPNSEKQNLFIKKLNLCSVVFNFTDPTKNLKEKDVKRQTLLELVDYVTSANGKFPENIMQEIIRMVSINLFRSLTSPPRENKVLEAFDLEEEEAVMDPAWPHLQIVYELFLRFVASPETDAKLAKRYIDHSFILRLLDLFDSEDPREREYLKTILHRIYGKFMVHRPFIRKGINNIFYRFIFETEKFNGIAELLEILGSIINGFALPLKEEHKLFLVRALIPLHKPKCIAMYHQQLSYCITQFVEKDCKLADTVIRGLLKYWPITNSSKEVMFLGELEEVLEATQPAEFQRCMVALFRQIARCLNSSHFQVAERALFLWNNDHIENSIKQNRKVILPIIFPVLERNAKTHWNQAVQSLTLNVRKIFSDHDPELFAECLKKFEEDEAKEQEIKSKRESTWRRLEEIATSKAASPRRSINTVQG; this is encoded by the exons ATGATCAAGCAAATATTAGGACGGCTCCCTCGGAAGCCGTCAAAGTCTGCAGATAATCGGGGTCAGAGTGGTGGATCAGCTAATTCATTGCCAAATTCTTCTACCAGTTCAAGAAGTGGTGATTTGCCAGTTGTGGGTCTGAACAGTCAGGTCCTTCCTGGCTTGAATCAGGGGTTAAATCATGGTAGCAAATACCCTCCAGCAATTAACTCGAAACTGAATGGCAATTCAGTCTCCCTGTCTTATGAAGCATTGCCAAGCTTTAGGGATGTCCCAAACTCTGAAAAGCAGAATTTATTTATCAAAAAGTTGAATTTGTGTAGTGTCGTGTTTAACTTCACTGACCCAACAAAGAATTTGAAAGAGAAGGATGTAAAGCGGCAGACATTGTTAGAGCTTGTTGACTATGTTACTTCGGCTAATGGGAAATTTCCTGAGAACATCATGCAAGAGATCATCAGAATGGTATCAATAAACTTGTTCCGGAGCCTCACTTCCCCTCCCAGAGAGAATAAAGTTTTGGAAGCCTTcgatttggaagaggaagaggctGTAATGGACCCAGCATGGCCACACTTGCAAATTGTTTATGAGCTTTTCTTAAGGTTTGTTGCATCTCCTGAGACTGATGCCAAGTTGGCTAAAAGATACATAGATCATTCCTTTATTCTTAGGCTACTTGATCTCTTTGACTCTGAAGACCCTAGAGAGAGGGAGTACTTGAAGACAATACTTCACCGTATTTATGGAAAATTTATGGTGCACCGTCCATTCATCAGGAAAGGTATTAACAATATTTTCTACCGGTTTATCTTTGAAACTGAAAAGTTCAATGGGATTGCAGAGCTCTTGGAGATCTTGGGAAGTATTATCAACGGATTTGCTCTGCCCCTGAAAGAAGAGCATAAATTGTTCCTTGTTCGAGCATTAATCCCCCTTCACAAGCCAAAGTGCATAGCCATGTACCATCAACAGTTATCATACTGCATCACTCAGTTTGTTGAGAAGGACTGCAAGCTTGCGGATACTGTTATAAGGGGTCTGTTGAAATACTGGCCCATCACAAATagttcaaaagaagtaatgttcTTGGGGGAGCTGGAGGAGGTTCTAGAGGCAACTCAGCCTGCAGAATTTCAGCGATGTATGGTTGCTCTCTTCCGCCAGATTGCCCGCTGCTTAAATAGTTCACACTTTCAG GTTGCAGAGAGAGCATTATTTTTGTGGAACAATGATCATATTGAAAACTCAATCAAACAAAACCGTAAGGTGATCTTACCAATCATCTTCCCTGTGTTAGAGAGAAATGCAAAGACTCACTGGAACCAAGCTGTTCAGAGCCTCACGCTGAATGTTCGCAAGATATTCTCTGATCATGATCCTGAGCTATTTGCAGAGTGCTTAAAGAAGTTTGAGGAAGATGAAGCGAAAGAACAGGAGATTAAATCAAAACGTGAATCCACATGGAGGCGCCTAGAAGAAATTGCCACTTCGAAAGCTGCGA GTCCTCGGAGATCCATTAACACTGTACAGGGTTAA
- the LOC103714472 gene encoding serine/threonine protein phosphatase 2A 57 kDa regulatory subunit B' theta isoform-like isoform X1 — protein sequence MIKQILGRLPRKPSKSADNRGQSGGSANSLPNSSTSSRSGDLPVVGLNSQVLPGLNQGLNHGSKYPPAINSKLNGNSVSLSYEALPSFRDVPNSEKQNLFIKKLNLCSVVFNFTDPTKNLKEKDVKRQTLLELVDYVTSANGKFPENIMQEIIRMVSINLFRSLTSPPRENKVLEAFDLEEEEAVMDPAWPHLQIVYELFLRFVASPETDAKLAKRYIDHSFILRLLDLFDSEDPREREYLKTILHRIYGKFMVHRPFIRKGINNIFYRFIFETEKFNGIAELLEILGSIINGFALPLKEEHKLFLVRALIPLHKPKCIAMYHQQLSYCITQFVEKDCKLADTVIRGLLKYWPITNSSKEVMFLGELEEVLEATQPAEFQRCMVALFRQIARCLNSSHFQVAERALFLWNNDHIENSIKQNRKVILPIIFPVLERNAKTHWNQAVQSLTLNVRKIFSDHDPELFAECLKKFEEDEAKEQEIKSKRESTWRRLEEIATSKAASNEAVLVPRTVPHQVSSR from the exons ATGATCAAGCAAATATTAGGACGGCTCCCTCGGAAGCCGTCAAAGTCTGCAGATAATCGGGGTCAGAGTGGTGGATCAGCTAATTCATTGCCAAATTCTTCTACCAGTTCAAGAAGTGGTGATTTGCCAGTTGTGGGTCTGAACAGTCAGGTCCTTCCTGGCTTGAATCAGGGGTTAAATCATGGTAGCAAATACCCTCCAGCAATTAACTCGAAACTGAATGGCAATTCAGTCTCCCTGTCTTATGAAGCATTGCCAAGCTTTAGGGATGTCCCAAACTCTGAAAAGCAGAATTTATTTATCAAAAAGTTGAATTTGTGTAGTGTCGTGTTTAACTTCACTGACCCAACAAAGAATTTGAAAGAGAAGGATGTAAAGCGGCAGACATTGTTAGAGCTTGTTGACTATGTTACTTCGGCTAATGGGAAATTTCCTGAGAACATCATGCAAGAGATCATCAGAATGGTATCAATAAACTTGTTCCGGAGCCTCACTTCCCCTCCCAGAGAGAATAAAGTTTTGGAAGCCTTcgatttggaagaggaagaggctGTAATGGACCCAGCATGGCCACACTTGCAAATTGTTTATGAGCTTTTCTTAAGGTTTGTTGCATCTCCTGAGACTGATGCCAAGTTGGCTAAAAGATACATAGATCATTCCTTTATTCTTAGGCTACTTGATCTCTTTGACTCTGAAGACCCTAGAGAGAGGGAGTACTTGAAGACAATACTTCACCGTATTTATGGAAAATTTATGGTGCACCGTCCATTCATCAGGAAAGGTATTAACAATATTTTCTACCGGTTTATCTTTGAAACTGAAAAGTTCAATGGGATTGCAGAGCTCTTGGAGATCTTGGGAAGTATTATCAACGGATTTGCTCTGCCCCTGAAAGAAGAGCATAAATTGTTCCTTGTTCGAGCATTAATCCCCCTTCACAAGCCAAAGTGCATAGCCATGTACCATCAACAGTTATCATACTGCATCACTCAGTTTGTTGAGAAGGACTGCAAGCTTGCGGATACTGTTATAAGGGGTCTGTTGAAATACTGGCCCATCACAAATagttcaaaagaagtaatgttcTTGGGGGAGCTGGAGGAGGTTCTAGAGGCAACTCAGCCTGCAGAATTTCAGCGATGTATGGTTGCTCTCTTCCGCCAGATTGCCCGCTGCTTAAATAGTTCACACTTTCAG GTTGCAGAGAGAGCATTATTTTTGTGGAACAATGATCATATTGAAAACTCAATCAAACAAAACCGTAAGGTGATCTTACCAATCATCTTCCCTGTGTTAGAGAGAAATGCAAAGACTCACTGGAACCAAGCTGTTCAGAGCCTCACGCTGAATGTTCGCAAGATATTCTCTGATCATGATCCTGAGCTATTTGCAGAGTGCTTAAAGAAGTTTGAGGAAGATGAAGCGAAAGAACAGGAGATTAAATCAAAACGTGAATCCACATGGAGGCGCCTAGAAGAAATTGCCACTTCGAAAGCTGCGAGTAATGAGGCTGTTCTTGTTCCTCGTACCGTGCCCCATCAAGTTTCTTCTCGCTGA